One stretch of Cohnella algarum DNA includes these proteins:
- a CDS encoding glycosyltransferase — protein sequence MKKVLIPFIPQSMRKRLKKKVIDRAFSLEKLDIRSTSVQHLNITGINLIGYARAEMGIGESCRIAAKCISTTSIPFDIINFKGTNTARMTDMSWRHKEVEAPQYNVNIFHVNAEQMVEVYTHFGQSLFEKRYNIGYWHWELPEFPDEWLDGFKFVNEVWVPTSFVAESVSAKSNVPVSIIPHGIEVKIENPRNRSYFQLPERSFLFLTMYDMNSFQERKNPIASIEAFKKAFQPDDSSVGLIVKVNNAGSNKEDMKQLLALVTGYVNIYILKETFSRNDTNALIQCADSYISLHRSEGFGLGLAEAMYLGKPAIGTNWSANTDFMNEENSCPVRYRLKKIGKDYGPYTAEQIWADPDIEHAGEYMVKLVNDSGFYDRISMNGMHSIKTDFSPQAVGTKVEKRLKEISDQLGGRL from the coding sequence ATGAAAAAAGTGTTGATTCCGTTCATTCCGCAGTCCATGAGAAAGAGACTGAAGAAGAAAGTAATCGACAGAGCCTTCTCTTTGGAAAAGCTGGACATACGTTCGACATCGGTACAACATTTGAACATTACGGGGATTAACTTAATCGGCTATGCAAGGGCCGAAATGGGAATCGGCGAATCTTGCAGGATTGCGGCAAAGTGTATAAGCACAACCTCAATCCCGTTTGACATTATTAATTTTAAAGGTACGAATACGGCAAGAATGACCGATATGTCGTGGCGGCACAAGGAAGTTGAGGCTCCGCAATACAATGTAAATATCTTTCACGTGAATGCTGAACAAATGGTTGAAGTTTATACGCATTTTGGGCAATCGCTCTTTGAGAAAAGGTATAACATCGGGTACTGGCATTGGGAATTACCCGAATTTCCGGATGAGTGGTTGGATGGTTTTAAATTTGTAAACGAGGTATGGGTTCCAACATCTTTCGTGGCCGAGTCTGTTTCCGCAAAGAGCAATGTTCCCGTTTCCATCATACCCCATGGCATTGAAGTGAAAATAGAAAATCCTCGGAATCGATCCTATTTTCAACTTCCGGAGCGATCGTTTTTATTTCTTACCATGTACGATATGAACAGCTTCCAAGAACGGAAAAACCCAATTGCCTCTATTGAAGCTTTTAAGAAAGCATTTCAACCGGATGATTCTTCTGTCGGTCTAATTGTGAAAGTAAATAATGCCGGTTCGAATAAAGAGGATATGAAACAGCTTTTGGCGCTTGTAACTGGCTATGTCAATATTTATATCTTAAAAGAAACTTTCAGTCGTAACGATACGAATGCTTTGATTCAGTGTGCGGATAGTTACATATCGCTGCATCGGAGCGAAGGTTTCGGCTTGGGGTTGGCTGAGGCTATGTATTTAGGCAAACCCGCTATCGGGACGAACTGGTCTGCCAATACCGATTTTATGAATGAAGAGAATTCGTGTCCTGTCCGATATCGACTTAAAAAAATCGGCAAAGATTACGGGCCGTATACGGCGGAGCAAATCTGGGCAGATCCCGATATTGAACATGCCGGCGAATATATGGTGAAACTGGTGAATGATTCTGGTTTTTATGATCGAATTTCAATGAACGGGATGCATTCGATCAAAACGGACTTCTCCCCGCAGGCAGTAGGTACTAAAGTAGAAAAGCGTTTAAAAGAGATAAGCGATCAATTAGGAGGCCGGTTATGA
- a CDS encoding mannose-1-phosphate guanylyltransferase — MTITSLIMAGGKGERFWPKSRTNLPKQFLNISGNKSMIQQAVARLERLMDIRQVFIVTNELYAELIRVQIPHLPEENIIIEPVGKNTAPCVGLAAIQIEQKFPDSTMVVLPSDHIIKDEEEFIRILETATQVAATDENIVTLGITPLYPETGYGYIESTGQINEVNGLDVHRVSRFVEKPDLNTAENYLKAGNFYWNSGIFVWKTTTVLKKIKEYMPEVDILLNSIRSALGSPFQKQVIKSEFAKMPDESIDYGIMEKADNIYVVPCKLGWDDVGSWTALDRINDRDENGNVIIGNTLNMDTKHCIIESNNGKLIATLGIQDLIVVDTEDVTLICTKDKAQEVKRLLKELRTQKLEQYL, encoded by the coding sequence ATGACGATTACCAGTCTAATCATGGCGGGCGGAAAAGGCGAACGTTTCTGGCCGAAAAGCAGAACGAACCTGCCTAAACAGTTTTTAAATATATCCGGCAATAAGTCGATGATCCAACAGGCGGTTGCCCGTTTGGAACGATTAATGGATATACGGCAAGTGTTTATCGTAACGAATGAACTCTACGCGGAGTTGATCAGAGTTCAGATCCCGCATCTCCCCGAGGAGAATATTATCATTGAACCGGTTGGCAAAAACACGGCACCTTGCGTAGGACTTGCGGCAATCCAGATCGAACAGAAATTTCCTGACAGTACAATGGTCGTTCTGCCATCCGATCATATCATTAAGGATGAAGAAGAGTTCATTCGAATTCTTGAAACGGCAACGCAAGTAGCGGCAACAGACGAAAACATAGTTACGCTTGGCATCACTCCTCTTTATCCGGAGACGGGATACGGATATATCGAAAGCACTGGACAAATCAATGAAGTTAACGGTTTAGATGTTCACCGGGTAAGTCGGTTTGTCGAAAAGCCGGACTTAAATACCGCCGAAAACTATTTGAAAGCCGGAAACTTTTACTGGAATAGCGGTATTTTTGTTTGGAAGACGACGACAGTACTTAAGAAAATCAAAGAATATATGCCTGAAGTAGACATTCTGTTGAATTCCATTCGAAGTGCGCTCGGCAGTCCGTTTCAGAAACAAGTCATTAAGTCGGAGTTCGCCAAGATGCCGGACGAATCTATCGACTACGGTATCATGGAAAAAGCGGACAATATTTATGTAGTTCCGTGCAAACTTGGTTGGGACGACGTCGGAAGCTGGACAGCGTTAGACCGAATCAATGACCGTGATGAAAATGGCAATGTAATTATAGGCAATACGCTCAATATGGATACAAAGCATTGCATCATTGAAAGCAACAACGGCAAATTAATCGCGACGTTAGGGATTCAGGATTTGATCGTAGTAGACACCGAGGATGTCACGCTGATTTGCACAAAAGATAAAGCACAAGAAGTAAAACGGCTGCTCAAAGAGCTTCGA